The following coding sequences are from one Schizosaccharomyces osmophilus chromosome 1, complete sequence window:
- the rpl1001 gene encoding 60S ribosomal protein L10, whose translation MARRPARCYRYIKNKPYPKSRYNRAVPDPKIRIFDLGRKRATVDEFPLCIHLVSNELEQITSEALEAARITTNKYLVKIAGKDAFHLRVRAHPYHVVRINKMLSCAGADRLQQGMRHAFGKPNGLVARVRIGQVLMSIRTKDSNRTTAIEALRRCQYKFPGQQKIIVSKKWGFSQYNRTEFIEKRSRGEVIPDGCYAKFLNKRGKLDEKFEAFPDASFNLA comes from the coding sequence ATGGCACGTAGACCCGCTCGTTGCTACCGCTACATTAAGAACAAGCCTTACCCCAAGTCTCGTTACAACCGTGCCGTCCCTGATCCCAAGATCAGAATCTTTGACTTGGGCCGTAAGCGTGCCACTGTTGACGAGTTCCCCTTGTGCATTCACTTGGTTTCTAACGAGTTGGAACAAATTACCTCCGAAGCTCTCGAAGCTGCTCGTATTACCACCAACAAGTACTTGGTTAAGATCGCTGGTAAGGATGCTTTCCACCTCCGTGTCCGTGCTCATCCCTACCACGTTGTCCGTATCAACAAGATGCTTTCTTGTGCCGGTGCCGATAGATTGCAACAAGGTATGCGTCACGCTTTCGGTAAACCCAACGGTTTGGTTGCCCGTGTGAGAATTGGCCAAGTCTTGATGTCTATCCGTACCAAGGACTCCAACCGTACTACTGCTATTGAAGCCCTCCGTCGTTGCCAATACAAGTTCCCTGGtcaacaaaaaatcattgTTTCCAAGAAATGGGGTTTCTCTCAATACAACCGTACTGAATTCATTGAGAAGCGTAGCCGCGGTGAAGTCATTCCTGATGGCTGCTACGCCAAGTTCTTGAACAAGCGTGGTAAACTTGACGAGAAATTTGAAGCTTTCCCTGATGCTTCTTTCAACCTTGCTTAA
- the elp5 gene encoding elongator complex subunit Elp5, with amino-acid sequence MSKFLLDRCLRELSPLTVLKDDIQQTGKPLLQFMIKSAASRNIKVLFVSYETLKANCPSEVDQFIYATSWNKMKSLKELYDEVVQWWKPEHQHLIVVDVINPILNNSVSSFSMFFGSILALGSTAFLTAYHKDVSLENYPSYLPTCETFLDYTSTCTVSFTGMQHIMVEHDARMRSQPNPLTEELQDCTIVNLLGSNCETAIVCYVDFRKKSGRVIKETCTLKNGALEAFTPFVGSQKQLEPEAPTDLDVPFNLTLSEKERKEREGVFLPHFGAQDVAKPAEFGFVDGGAIIYHADKVDDFDEEEDADEDLLI; translated from the exons ATGTCAAAATTCTTGCTTGATCGATGCTTACGCGAATTATCTCCATTGACAGTTCTTAAGGATGATATTCAGCAAACGGGTAAACCTCTCCTTCAGTTTATGATCAAGTCAGCAGCTTCCAG AAATATTAAAGTGCTATTCGTTTCTTACGAGACTTTAAAAGCCAACTGCCCTTCTGAAGTCGACCAATTCATCTATGCTACAAGCTGGAATAAAATGAAGAGCTTGAAAGAGTTGTATGACGAGGTTGTGCAATGGTGGAAACCAGAGCATCAGCATTTAATTGTCGTTGATGTCATAAATCCAATTTTGAACAACTCTGTATCTAGTTTCTCTATGTTTTTTGGATCTATCCTGGCTTTGGGATCTACTGCATTCCTTACGGCCTACCACAAGGACGTATCGTTGGAAAATTATCCATCTTACCTCCCCACCTGTGAAACATTTTTAGACTATACAAGTACGTGCACTGTTTCATTCACTGGAATGCAACATATCATGGTGGAACACGATGCGAGAATGCGAAGTCAACCAAACCCATTGACGGAAGAATTACAAGATTGCACCATTGTCAATCTGTTAGGATCGAATTGTGAAACAGCTATAGTTTGTTACGTAGattttcgaaagaagaGCGGACGTGTTATTAAAGAAACATGtactttaaaaaatgggGCTCTTGAAGCCTTTACGCCTTTTGTCGGCTCTCAGAAGCAGTTAGAGCCGGAAGCACCGACGGATCTCGATGTTCCTTTCAATCTTACTTtgtcagaaaaagaacgaaaagaaCGAGAAGGAGTGTTTCTACCTCATTTTGGCGCCCAAGACGTCGCAAAGCCAGCTGAATTTGGATTCGTCGATGGGGGTGCTATAATTTACCATGCGGATAAGGTCGACGATtttgacgaagaagaggatGCTGATGAGGATTTGTTAATTTAA